Proteins found in one Mucilaginibacter gracilis genomic segment:
- a CDS encoding recombinase family protein, whose amino-acid sequence MINLLHKFGIEPQSIEQPLDLEIPENKMMLAFYLAAPEVENDRRGLNVFHGIRRAKKEGRWTSSALVGYANLIANGRKYIAPKEPVASAMRKAFKDASEGKFTLREIYRQAKENGITCGYNNFCNILRSPVYCGKIPVPKYKDEEAFLAGGQHEPLVSEAIFYRAQDVLNGNIKGKATSIKLSSDYLLLRGFLDCPKCTRKLTGSASKGQAGQYYHYYHCGLACKWRIKAEGVNQAVDKETKKITIKEEYDFFYRECISKGFRRHSNNGEYSQKHVVDQIKALNARITQARDHFMAGEFTHADFQAVKSQCETEINSLEKKLPDIILSTKMVDQKLTGLLSNLKVLVDRYKHGDFEIKRRIISSIHPQNIGFSGLEHRTNRINE is encoded by the coding sequence ATGATCAACCTGCTTCACAAATTTGGTATTGAGCCGCAGTCTATTGAGCAACCGCTTGACCTGGAAATACCGGAAAACAAAATGATGCTGGCCTTTTATCTTGCCGCCCCCGAAGTGGAGAATGACCGCCGGGGGCTAAATGTTTTTCATGGTATCAGACGGGCTAAGAAAGAAGGTCGCTGGACATCATCCGCCCTTGTAGGTTATGCTAACCTGATCGCTAACGGACGCAAATATATTGCCCCGAAGGAACCTGTTGCTTCTGCTATGAGAAAGGCATTTAAAGACGCTTCCGAAGGTAAGTTTACGCTGCGGGAGATCTACAGACAGGCAAAAGAAAACGGTATCACCTGCGGTTATAATAACTTCTGCAATATACTGCGCAGTCCGGTCTACTGCGGCAAAATCCCCGTACCCAAGTACAAAGATGAAGAAGCTTTTTTGGCCGGTGGCCAGCACGAGCCTTTAGTTAGTGAAGCCATATTTTACCGGGCACAGGATGTACTTAATGGCAATATCAAAGGAAAAGCGACTTCCATCAAATTATCTTCCGACTACCTGTTATTGAGGGGCTTTTTAGATTGTCCCAAATGCACCCGTAAATTAACGGGTAGCGCATCCAAAGGACAGGCCGGACAGTACTACCATTATTATCACTGTGGCCTCGCCTGTAAATGGCGTATCAAAGCGGAGGGCGTTAATCAGGCTGTAGATAAAGAAACTAAGAAGATCACAATCAAGGAAGAATACGATTTCTTTTACCGGGAATGCATCAGTAAAGGTTTTCGTAGGCATTCCAATAATGGAGAATATAGTCAGAAACACGTGGTTGATCAGATCAAGGCACTGAACGCGCGTATCACCCAGGCCAGGGATCATTTCATGGCAGGGGAGTTCACCCATGCGGATTTCCAGGCGGTTAAATCGCAATGTGAAACGGAGATTAATTCACTTGAAAAAAAGCTGCCCGATATTATTCTATCTACTAAAATGGTCGATCAGAAGTTAACTGGACTTTTATCGAACCTTAAAGTGTTGGTTGACAGGTATAAACATGGTGATTTTGAAATAAAAAGGCGGATAATTAGTTCGATCCATCCCCAAAATATCGGTTTTAGCGGATTAGAACATCGAACTAATCGGATCAACGAATAA
- a CDS encoding KAP family P-loop NTPase fold protein, with the protein MKPPIAFKKNYPFALWLFCCLAFFLFFRRAVDGVLDTLLVKPLLSQFENTVFANGVLIMLCVGIAIWLYHYGSNKFNRVVGLISVFLYALMRSDGYWQFQSFGLFPLLKNWDFVAAALIAPGIIALFLRKRVASHEPQPESFIEERAIESGSEDTFQRSSVAAEVARRISITPNSRSFAIGILGEYGSGKTSFINLIKSHLDPAKTEILDFNPWSAEGAANIQRDFFDQLSAKLYELNPRIANLVVGYSRKLSRTDSSFNKFLREAGLAGSLFTRKTYTDDFERINQLLEDSGKKIVITIDDLDRLYKDEVMEVLRLIRNTANFSNIFYLVAYERSYIDEAIKSVNANAAGSFLDKIIQLEIPLPKREKDDLLDLLETYLAPFITAEHLNAYKTHIVDTGFRNKYNFAFERVFRQSRDVIKFINNFKITYQLLGTEVMFENLFVLELLKFRFPLIYDRLYEHRDDFIRDFPTMSSHEVFYELRIYSEDKEELPLILRTLRSEQYYSEADIALIGGLLNNLFFKFDRSKKARNAIIYPMFFERYFRYRLSGKELSEKTYRAAHDGGLAGIKSFIDECEQKNLLTELDRRILQEKPEDKKAYELKVKSLFYLGPKYIAQKGRYAIDHQAITTLIWNYDHNLDKQFYKKDEAAYRSFVDSLFTSAMFPYQFEHEVLYHIKDGVKDISLSRGRIVELQTHYFSEHVKQAGLTKDAVFMFWWTKYKEFVPLPDNPDLGHYHEHIEKPIVAVMKSVLPEYDPFQFLKYTIKHDIRDKDIYFLQPIMLEIFDEPEELRALVAGHALLATDVKAEYLALFDACKTQDFKGWVEFELNTALKAARNKEED; encoded by the coding sequence ATGAAACCACCGATAGCCTTCAAAAAGAATTATCCCTTTGCCTTGTGGCTTTTTTGCTGCTTGGCTTTCTTCCTTTTTTTTCGCCGGGCGGTGGACGGTGTGCTGGATACATTACTTGTCAAGCCGCTCTTGTCGCAGTTTGAAAATACGGTATTCGCCAATGGTGTGTTGATCATGCTTTGCGTGGGTATTGCTATTTGGTTATATCACTATGGTAGCAATAAATTCAATAGGGTCGTAGGGTTAATTTCGGTCTTTTTATATGCTTTGATGCGGTCCGACGGTTACTGGCAATTCCAGTCCTTCGGACTTTTCCCGCTGCTTAAAAACTGGGACTTCGTTGCAGCGGCTTTGATCGCCCCGGGAATTATAGCTTTGTTTTTGCGTAAAAGGGTGGCGAGCCATGAACCGCAGCCGGAAAGCTTTATCGAAGAACGGGCCATTGAATCCGGCAGCGAGGATACCTTTCAGCGCTCGTCCGTGGCGGCCGAAGTCGCTCGCCGGATCAGTATTACACCGAATAGCAGGTCATTTGCTATTGGGATCCTGGGCGAGTATGGCAGCGGCAAGACGTCTTTTATTAACCTGATCAAGAGCCACCTCGACCCAGCGAAGACCGAGATACTGGACTTTAATCCCTGGAGTGCGGAAGGCGCTGCAAATATCCAGAGGGATTTCTTTGACCAGTTGTCGGCAAAACTATATGAGCTTAATCCCCGCATTGCAAACCTGGTCGTTGGTTACTCACGGAAATTGAGCCGGACGGATTCTTCTTTTAACAAGTTTCTCAGGGAAGCTGGTCTTGCCGGCAGCCTCTTCACCAGGAAGACCTATACCGATGACTTTGAGCGGATCAACCAGCTGCTGGAAGACTCGGGCAAGAAGATCGTCATTACCATCGATGACCTGGACCGTTTGTACAAAGACGAAGTGATGGAAGTATTGCGCCTGATCCGCAACACCGCCAACTTCAGCAATATTTTTTATTTGGTGGCTTATGAGCGGAGTTACATCGATGAGGCCATCAAATCGGTCAATGCCAATGCGGCCGGGAGCTTTTTGGACAAGATCATCCAGCTGGAAATACCGCTGCCTAAACGGGAAAAGGATGACCTGCTCGATTTGCTGGAGACTTACCTGGCACCGTTTATTACCGCGGAACACCTTAATGCCTACAAAACCCATATTGTGGACACCGGCTTTCGCAACAAGTACAATTTCGCTTTTGAGCGGGTATTCCGGCAATCGAGGGATGTCATCAAGTTCATCAATAATTTTAAGATCACTTATCAGCTGCTGGGCACCGAGGTAATGTTTGAGAACTTGTTCGTGCTGGAACTCCTTAAATTCCGGTTCCCGCTGATCTACGACCGGCTGTATGAGCACCGGGATGACTTTATCCGTGACTTTCCTACGATGAGCTCTCATGAAGTATTTTACGAACTGCGCATCTATAGCGAAGATAAGGAAGAATTGCCGCTCATCCTGCGTACGTTGCGCAGCGAGCAGTATTACAGTGAAGCCGATATCGCGCTGATCGGCGGGCTGCTCAATAACCTGTTCTTTAAGTTTGACCGTTCCAAAAAAGCCAGGAATGCCATTATCTACCCGATGTTCTTTGAGCGCTATTTCCGCTACCGGCTTTCCGGCAAGGAGCTGTCGGAAAAGACCTACCGCGCAGCGCATGACGGTGGCCTTGCGGGTATCAAAAGCTTTATCGATGAATGCGAACAAAAGAACTTGCTTACTGAACTGGACAGGCGCATCCTGCAGGAAAAACCGGAAGATAAAAAGGCTTATGAATTGAAGGTAAAAAGCCTGTTTTACCTCGGCCCAAAATATATCGCGCAAAAAGGCAGGTACGCGATTGATCACCAGGCGATCACCACCCTGATCTGGAATTACGACCATAATTTGGATAAACAGTTTTATAAAAAGGATGAAGCCGCTTACCGTTCCTTTGTCGACAGCTTGTTTACCAGCGCCATGTTCCCCTACCAATTTGAGCATGAAGTGCTCTATCATATCAAAGACGGCGTTAAGGACATTTCGCTGAGCCGGGGAAGGATCGTAGAACTCCAGACCCATTATTTTAGCGAGCATGTGAAACAGGCCGGGCTGACCAAAGATGCCGTCTTTATGTTCTGGTGGACGAAGTATAAAGAGTTTGTGCCCTTGCCTGACAATCCCGACCTCGGACATTACCATGAGCACATTGAAAAACCCATTGTTGCGGTGATGAAGTCCGTCCTGCCGGAATATGACCCCTTCCAGTTCCTGAAGTACACCATCAAGCACGATATACGCGATAAGGATATTTACTTCCTGCAGCCCATCATGCTCGAAATATTCGATGAGCCGGAAGAGCTGCGGGCGCTGGTAGCAGGGCATGCTTTGCTGGCCACTGACGTGAAAGCCGAATACCTCGCCTTATTTGATGCCTGTAAAACGCAGGACTTTAAAGGCTGGGTGGAATTTGAGCTGAACACCGCGCTAAAGGCCGCCAGAAATAAAGAAGAAGATTAG
- a CDS encoding Mu transposase C-terminal domain-containing protein: MLAPKWCGLIHHNLQATYIVSVYHQKLHSGIGMTPFAKYMHGIIGNDQQIGIGQSDPIENELKLKLDFMPFVERTVQRYGVQIDHINYYHDVLRKWVHAYEDPNARPRILRKFAFKQDPRDISAIYFWEPDLEQYFMIPYRNTGHPAMTIWEHKRIIRDLNAQGIMTVNEDIIFDAYDRLKRIEDNAATLTAVAKRQRNRARKQQAVKKSVRNQFSEEEPEPVETEFKYDPTIIYLPFEDLEHDPFNRNKSYS, translated from the coding sequence TTGCTTGCGCCGAAATGGTGTGGTCTCATTCATCATAATCTCCAGGCAACCTACATCGTAAGCGTTTATCATCAAAAACTGCATAGTGGTATCGGCATGACACCGTTTGCCAAATATATGCATGGCATAATCGGGAATGACCAGCAGATCGGCATTGGACAAAGCGATCCAATTGAAAATGAGCTGAAGTTAAAGCTGGACTTTATGCCGTTCGTGGAAAGGACGGTGCAGCGTTATGGTGTGCAAATTGACCATATCAATTATTACCATGATGTGCTGCGCAAATGGGTGCATGCTTATGAAGACCCGAATGCCAGGCCACGGATACTGCGGAAGTTTGCCTTTAAGCAAGACCCGCGCGACATCAGCGCAATCTACTTTTGGGAACCTGACCTGGAACAATACTTTATGATACCGTACCGGAATACCGGGCATCCGGCAATGACTATTTGGGAACATAAACGGATTATCCGAGACCTGAATGCTCAAGGTATCATGACTGTTAATGAAGATATCATCTTTGATGCATACGACCGCTTAAAAAGAATTGAAGATAATGCAGCTACGTTGACAGCGGTAGCCAAAAGACAAAGGAACCGGGCACGCAAACAGCAGGCGGTAAAGAAAAGCGTGCGTAACCAGTTCAGTGAGGAGGAACCGGAGCCAGTTGAAACCGAATTCAAGTATGACCCTACTATAATCTATCTCCCATTTGAAGACTTAGAACATGATCCTTTTAACCGAAACAAATCCTACAGCTAA
- a CDS encoding recombinase family protein, with protein sequence MKKAALYVRVSTDEQAEKGYSQRNQEEVLRRYCEIKAIEVGKVYYEDHSAKTFNRPVWSKMLVDLRKHRGQTDLILFTKWDRFSRNRVMLII encoded by the coding sequence ATGAAAAAAGCAGCATTATATGTGAGGGTGAGCACCGATGAGCAAGCCGAAAAAGGTTACTCCCAACGCAACCAGGAAGAAGTATTACGCAGGTACTGTGAAATAAAAGCTATAGAGGTTGGTAAAGTCTACTACGAAGATCATTCGGCTAAAACATTTAATCGCCCGGTATGGTCGAAAATGCTGGTCGATCTGCGTAAACATCGGGGTCAAACCGACCTGATCCTTTTTACCAAGTGGGATAGGTTTAGTAGAAATAGGGTGATGCTTATTATATGA
- a CDS encoding IS630 family transposase (programmed frameshift) encodes MVRYTIKLTKEEVGELYSIINKGSHSSQTFRTAYILLNCDEGEYAEKITNEQISKVLKVGMRTIDRVKKKFIEEGFEGVLDRRPTSRVYETKSDGDVEAKLVALCCSEPPEGFAKWSLRLLADKMVELEYVESISHVTVRSVLKKNELKPWKVKGWVIPPEKSSEFVANMERVLDVYKKPYDEEFPVVCMDESPKQLIEEGQPSQAMKPGQEARVDYEYIRHGVVNIFMANEPLRGKRFVEITAFKTKKDWALFVKRIADEWYPTAKKITLVMDNFKTHSASAFYETFEPAEAKRLWDRFEFVYTPKHGSWLNMAEIELHVLNGQCLNRHISTMLKINEEVAAWQHNRNNKNSKINWQFENKDARIKLKRLYPSLHD; translated from the exons ATGGTACGTTATACGATAAAACTTACAAAAGAGGAGGTTGGAGAGTTATACTCGATAATCAACAAGGGCTCCCATAGTTCTCAAACATTCCGGACAGCCTATATACTATTGAATTGTGATGAAGGGGAATATGCGGAGAAAATAACAAATGAACAGATCAGCAAAGTCCTGAAAGTAGGGATGCGAACGATAGACCGGGTGAAGAAAAAGTTTATTGAAGAGGGTTTTGAAGGTGTTTTAGATCGTCGCCCCACCAGCCGTGTTTATGAAACAAAATCAGATGGCGATGTAGAAGCGAAGCTGGTTGCCTTGTGTTGCAGCGAGCCGCCTGAGGGGTTTGCTAAATGGTCATTAAGGCTACTCGCCGATAAAATGGTAGAGTTGGAATATGTAGAAAGTATTTCGCATGTAACAGTAAGAAGTGTGCTTA AAAAAAACGAACTTAAGCCTTGGAAAGTAAAGGGCTGGGTAATACCACCGGAAAAAAGCAGCGAATTTGTAGCCAATATGGAACGCGTATTGGATGTATACAAAAAACCTTATGATGAGGAATTTCCGGTTGTATGTATGGATGAGTCGCCAAAACAATTGATAGAAGAAGGGCAGCCCTCTCAAGCCATGAAGCCTGGCCAGGAGGCAAGAGTAGATTACGAGTACATAAGGCATGGGGTAGTCAATATATTTATGGCCAACGAGCCTTTGAGGGGCAAGCGCTTTGTAGAAATTACGGCGTTTAAAACCAAAAAGGACTGGGCTTTATTCGTAAAAAGAATAGCAGATGAATGGTACCCGACAGCGAAAAAAATAACTTTAGTAATGGACAATTTTAAAACCCATTCGGCCTCTGCATTTTACGAGACATTTGAACCAGCCGAAGCCAAAAGGCTATGGGATAGGTTTGAGTTTGTTTATACGCCCAAGCATGGAAGCTGGCTCAATATGGCCGAGATAGAATTGCATGTATTGAATGGGCAATGCCTAAACAGGCATATTTCAACAATGCTGAAGATCAATGAAGAGGTAGCGGCATGGCAACACAACAGAAATAATAAGAACAGCAAAATTAACTGGCAGTTCGAAAATAAAGATGCGCGAATAAAACTGAAAAGACTTTATCCGTCATTACACGATTAA
- a CDS encoding glycoside hydrolase family 2 TIM barrel-domain containing protein, whose amino-acid sequence MRKISVAKDEKGIDRICLNNKPYFNLGTLDQGFWPDGLYTAPTDEALAFDIKAIKAMGFNTIRKHIKVEPARWYYWADKLGMLVWQDMVNPNQELPEGSKQEFERGMHEEMQQLRNYPCITTWVLFNEKWGQYDQERLTKEMKEADPSRIVNGHTGELLYVNGQLRSPSPNAYVNADMTDVHAYPDPMMSVKQPGKAQVCGEFGGIGVFIPDHQWQTGSSWGYIQEKPAALNAKYTIMQQHLQIFQSEGLSGSIYTQPFDVEGEQNGLMTYDRSVVKIPFVELRKIHSKLNPDANTNVPDVTAEDADLTEPGVKYSAMLDEYIKGNRDAAFLKRMAMMATQAGDKPGAELAGNAYIKTLKAPLYEDDYSFVIQFTKSTQDPGFALIIADSVAFKKIQGARKFATSMMNMIYKGEMEPLINASPDPDWKLIEEKVKPYGDPAEEILLRAKTVAFYNKQDWGNYVPAATTYLQKFGKNIAENEKTMFQQAIDQHQ is encoded by the coding sequence ATGCGTAAAATAAGTGTAGCCAAAGATGAAAAAGGAATAGACCGGATTTGTCTAAATAACAAACCCTACTTCAATTTGGGTACACTGGACCAAGGCTTTTGGCCGGATGGCTTGTATACCGCGCCTACCGACGAAGCATTAGCCTTTGATATCAAAGCTATTAAAGCCATGGGCTTTAATACAATCAGGAAACATATCAAAGTTGAACCTGCAAGGTGGTACTATTGGGCGGACAAATTGGGTATGCTGGTTTGGCAGGATATGGTAAACCCTAATCAAGAACTGCCTGAAGGCAGCAAACAGGAGTTCGAAAGAGGGATGCACGAAGAAATGCAGCAATTGCGTAACTACCCATGCATTACCACGTGGGTGCTGTTCAATGAAAAATGGGGACAATACGATCAGGAAAGGCTGACCAAAGAAATGAAAGAAGCAGATCCCAGCCGTATCGTTAACGGCCATACAGGAGAACTCTTGTATGTGAACGGCCAACTGCGCTCACCAAGTCCTAACGCTTATGTAAACGCGGATATGACTGATGTACATGCTTATCCCGACCCTATGATGAGCGTCAAACAACCCGGTAAGGCACAGGTTTGTGGTGAGTTCGGCGGTATCGGGGTATTCATACCCGATCACCAATGGCAAACAGGCAGTTCATGGGGTTATATCCAGGAAAAGCCAGCTGCGTTAAACGCAAAATATACCATCATGCAGCAGCACCTGCAAATATTCCAATCAGAAGGCTTATCTGGTAGTATCTACACCCAACCCTTTGATGTGGAAGGGGAACAGAATGGCCTGATGACTTATGATCGGTCGGTTGTTAAAATACCGTTCGTAGAACTAAGGAAAATCCATAGCAAGCTGAATCCGGATGCTAATACGAACGTACCTGATGTTACGGCGGAGGATGCCGACCTTACCGAACCGGGTGTTAAATACAGCGCCATGCTGGATGAATATATCAAAGGCAACCGTGATGCTGCTTTCCTAAAAAGAATGGCGATGATGGCGACACAGGCCGGAGATAAACCAGGGGCTGAGTTAGCGGGGAATGCATATATCAAAACATTAAAAGCACCGCTTTATGAAGATGATTACAGTTTTGTGATCCAGTTTACCAAAAGTACACAGGACCCCGGTTTTGCTTTGATAATCGCAGATTCTGTTGCATTTAAAAAGATCCAGGGCGCCCGAAAATTTGCGACTTCAATGATGAATATGATTTACAAGGGGGAAATGGAGCCGCTGATCAATGCAAGCCCGGACCCTGATTGGAAACTCATAGAAGAAAAAGTTAAACCCTATGGTGATCCGGCCGAGGAGATCCTTTTAAGAGCTAAAACAGTAGCTTTTTATAATAAACAGGATTGGGGTAATTATGTGCCTGCGGCAACAACCTACCTGCAAAAGTTCGGCAAAAATATTGCAGAAAATGAGAAGACTATGTTTCAGCAAGCTATAGATCAGCATCAGTAA
- a CDS encoding helix-turn-helix domain-containing protein, producing the protein MLTDNNSEPPPVFEYFHTGYTPPDLQQVISLQNLIEVHFRQERDLEFYAGKMHLTLPRLNNLTRAHLGKTLYELLQDRLHEEAEKLLKHTTLTAKDIAYELGMNDPAYFFRCFKRVTGMRPREFRKQARMM; encoded by the coding sequence ATGCTAACTGACAACAACAGCGAACCGCCACCCGTTTTTGAATATTTTCATACAGGGTATACGCCGCCCGATCTGCAGCAGGTCATTTCGCTGCAAAACCTGATCGAAGTGCATTTTCGGCAGGAACGGGATCTGGAGTTCTATGCGGGAAAGATGCACCTGACCCTTCCACGGCTCAATAATTTGACGAGGGCGCATTTGGGTAAAACACTTTACGAACTGTTGCAGGACCGGCTGCATGAAGAGGCAGAGAAGCTGTTAAAGCATACGACGCTAACTGCCAAAGACATCGCGTATGAGCTCGGGATGAACGACCCGGCCTATTTCTTCCGCTGTTTTAAACGGGTGACGGGAATGCGGCCACGGGAGTTCCGCAAACAGGCCCGTATGATGTAA